The sequence ACCGCAGGCACCGCGCTCCCCGGACTCCATGGCGAAGCCAGCGGAGAAGACGGAGCCGGCGGCACACGAGTCTTTGTCTTCCACAACCCCTGCTGCTTCCTCGCATGAGGCTTCCGATGACATGGTCACCACGAGGAAGAAGGCTCGGCTGGAGGGTtccgcagcacctgctgctgcggtgccctcCACAAATCAGCCTCCGATTGCCGCCTTCCTGCACGTGGTGGATGCGCTGGTGGAGCAGGCGGCTACACCGAATGAGGCGCAGGCGAtgttgctgcagctgcgtcggcTCATGGAGGTTCGCAAGGAGATGCAGCGCGGAAAATCGATGGATGACCTAAGCGACGCCATGCGGCACATTCAAAACCGCGTTGACGAGACGCGCCGCACGGCAAAGGAGAGCAGAACGGCGTGGCACCAGGCCATgttggaggagctggagcgggTGGAgaacgtcgtcgtcggcgcgcaggacaaggcggcggcgggggtggaGCAGTTGAATGATCACCTGAAGAAGGTCAAGACGAGCAACCAGGCCATCAACGAACGGATTGCATGCATGGATATCGAGCTGCAACAAACCTTGGAGGAGCTCcgtgaggaggagctgcgctgGACCAACGAGATTCACACTAAGAGCATGCGTGAGGCGGAGCGACTGGAGTTTGAAGTCGATCAGCACCTTGTCAACCGTAGCCGGCCAATGGCGCTCTTATCTGACTACATGCGACAATAGGCGGTGTTGTGCCATCTAACGCGTGTAGCGAGACCTGTTTCCCGTGCTGCTTGCTCTATCCTTGCGCAATACATcagtgcacgcacacgtgcacacgtaAGCCCAGCGCTGCGAAACCCGAAAAGAGCTGAGAATGCGGGcatgtgtgctgctgctcggcggtAGGCGTGTGGCTGTCTGTGCTGTGACGTGTGGTCTATGTCTCCGCAAGAGGGAGTTtagaaggaggggaggagaggcgcgTGTGAGAATGTATgatgctgcaccgcacaAACACGAATACCCCATCCCTTGCTCGTTGTCGTCTTGTATTTTTCCTTTatctcccttctcttcgtcCTTCTGTGTGTTTTTACCGTGAgtcatcacacacacacacacacatgcgtgcGAGTGCTCTCTGCCAATCTGTCTTTCTTTAGACGAACAATGCAAGCGAGACAAAAACGAAACGACATGAAAAGGATGGAGAgtggggcggcagcagtacATCTCACTTCCTTCCTCGCGGTAAAacggaggggagaagggcggaggaggaagagggaggagggggaggcccATTGCTTTAttctgtcgccgctgcaccttcctcgctctctcctgctcCCCCACTGCCTGCCTGCTCGAAGTGCACTACGAATCATGATGTTTTCTTGACCGTGTGCTGCTACTCTATGGTTGCGTGGTTGGCCCTCCCCCATCTGAACTCAAAGTCTCTCCTCTTTTGTGTTTCACTGATTGCCTTTTTCCTCGTTGCCCTCGACATCATCGTAACTACATTGCACACACACTGCTGagccgcctgctgctgctgctgctgctgaaaaGAATAACAACAAAACGGACTAGCGTTTATCCGCGTCTGCTGTCTTACTGCGTCGGGCTCGAggttgtgtgtgcttcttcGCCCGTGTGTACGTAGGTCTCTCTACACCTTTTTTCTCTGAGCACCTCTCTGCGATTCTCACGTGTGGCATTCAGTGCATCATGGCGTGGCTCGGAGACGCGGTCGACGCGCAGTACACAATCGACACGGTGTcgaagcagcaggcgctgctgccgtcctcCAACGCCTTTTCGATCTTCCCGAAGGATCACGTCCTGCGCATCTTTCAGCTGGATGCGCTTGTGCTGCAACAGGAGCTCGTCGAGATTCTGCAGACGACTCTCTTCCATGTGCTTGACATCCCGCCCCTCCAGCACTTTCGCTTCGCCTATCAGGAGGAGCTTGTGCTCGTTTTGGATGCCCTGTTGTACCGTCTGTCGGTGTGGCGCATGGGGCAGTCCATCGGGGACCGACTGCAGAACTTAGTCCTTCGCGATGAAGAGCGGGCGCGTCTGCTGGCCCTGCAGAACACAAAGTCGATCCTGCCCAGCCTCGCTCCATCCCGCCGACTACTGCTGGTGCACGCAATCATGACGCTCGTAATGCCTTACGTCACCCGCAAGGTGCAGCGAAAGGTGCTAGAGGAGGGATGGGAGCGTGAGCCTGtcacgacggcgcggcaTCGCATCGCCAAGGCGCTCCGCTATGGCGTTGTCACATGGTCTTTGCTCTCTCTTGCCAACACGTTTAACTTCCTGATGACGGGGAAGTACCGCACCCTCGTCGAGCGCATCCTGTCTCTCCGTCTCGTCTACGGCTCGCAGCGGATGATGCGCTTTACAAATCTGCTCTACATGAATCAGCACGTCCAGTGGCAAACGTGGATGTCTCTCTTCAGAGCGCTTAGTCTGGGGCGATACTTCCGGCGACTCATGAAAAGCCTCAGCTCCGTtgcatcgtcgtcggcgttgcTCTCCATGAACGAGAACttgtgcagcgcgtgccaTGAGCTGCCGACAGTGTGCCAGCGGTCGAACTGCGGCCACCGTTACTGCTATTACTGCATCAAGAGTCGGCTGCTCGATAGTCAATCCACCGGCTCCTTTCGTTGTATAAAGTGCGGCCAAGCcgtgcacagctgcgccCCTGCGTAAGCCGCAAGGGAATACCCACCTGTCGTGTTGTGCTTAGCCGTCGTCCCTGCTTTGTTGCTCTGCCTACGTGCGTCggcctgcctctctctgtatgtTTAAGTGAAGTTGTCTGGCTGTATGGGCTTCCGTAGGTCATGTGAGATGGTGGCGATGGTTCTCGCCGAAGAGCGACGTCGGGTCCCACGAccatatgtgtgtgtatgtgtgtatgtatgtatgcgtgaggaggtgcggctCTCGGAATACGTATGTCGCTGCCGAGGGGAGgcgaaagaggggggggcgagaATGCACGCATCATCGCCATGAACAGAAGGAGCGACTCTGCATTTAGCTGCCATGTATATGGTGCTGGGTGTTGGTGGTG is a genomic window of Leishmania donovani BPK282A1 complete genome, chromosome 25 containing:
- a CDS encoding glycosome import protein, whose amino-acid sequence is MAWLGDAVDAQYTIDTVSKQQALLPSSNAFSIFPKDHVLRIFQLDALVLQQELVEILQTTLFHVLDIPPLQHFRFAYQEELVLVLDALLYRLSVWRMGQSIGDRLQNLVLRDEERARLLALQNTKSILPSLAPSRRLLLVHAIMTLVMPYVTRKVQRKVLEEGWEREPVTTARHRIAKALRYGVVTWSLLSLANTFNFLMTGKYRTLVERILSLRLVYGSQRMMRFTNLLYMNQHVQWQTWMSLFRALSLGRYFRRLMKSLSSVASSSALLSMNENLCSACHELPTVCQRSNCGHRYCYYCIKSRLLDSQSTGSFRCIKCGQAVHSCAPA